The DNA window aactccgttgccacagaattaccgaactccgtcagtgacttatgacgggttagtggatcctcatgatttcctgggacgctatcagtataatatggcgaaccaaggtctcaatgaggttcatatgtgtaagctgtttcccgagctgctcatcgggaacgcaagaaggtggtttgatagcctccctcaaggcagcattagatcttacagggatctaatggatgcttttcataggaggttcttccagaaagctgaaacccgaatcacttcggctcagctgctttctatacgtcaaggtcgcgatgaaaagattagcgacttcatgacaagattccacaaggaatgcctacaagtagatgatctcaatgatctacttgtcatttcggcattccaaaatggaattctgccaggagctctctacagaaagctcgttgaatgcagtccgcaaacagctcaagagatgtgggacattgcggaccagttttctcgtgctgatgaggcagaccgtcggaaacggtctttagacagctcttccagagtagacaagaggaagcccgatcatagcgatcagggacatcctcgccgaactccttttgaaagaattcaaagggcaccggtacaagacagattgggaccacgtctcaatcctgagaaaccacccgctcagttcgtaccattgaacaagtcgagagcagaaattttcgaactgcattctgatatgttcgaaaaaccaaagccgatgacgaaatcggccacgcgccgaagtcaggataaatattgctccttccatcaagaccacggtcacgataccgaggagtgccgaaatttggcagcagatattgatgttcttgtgaaagcagggacgttaaaaaaataccaaagcaagccgccgaaaaagaataagaaacagagaagtgcgaactgcgctcctcaggatcctaaaaggcaacaggatcccgaagacgatgacgagccgcaatatgatggagtaatccagactattgacgctctcccagccgggaagactaaatcgtctctaaaatcagagcgcagaggcttcaatcgagaggagccaacacataaaaggctgaagaaggaggaagtaattacattttcagatgcagatcccgtcccggccatttctcctcatcaagacgctattgtcattcaagctggagtggcaaacaaactgatccacagagtgtttgtggatacaggagcgtcggttagcattctttttaaagaatgttttgataaactggaagtggatccagctcggctcagtccggccccacttcctctgaaaagtttcgcccaggaggacacccgccccgaaggtattatcagccttccgattacggtaggaagagcgcctactagctccagtacggtgatcgagttttttgtggtaaaagctcgatccccgtataacattatactgggaagagactggctcaacacagttcgggccatttgctctacttatcacctcacaatcaagatccccactaaaggagggatagcagtcatccgaggtgatcaaaagagagcaaaagaatgtctgcagattgcgcttaaaagtgccgaacaatcagatcggcaccatcaagcatagcaatcacagcagccggagtcagaggcaggcgaaatgaacgaagtcacacaccggagccgaactcgatgaaagttcagttatacgaagatgatccatccagaacggtcaagatcggtttcgcgggaacgcctctactccgggaaaagaccatccagctcctcaaagagtacaaagatgtctttgcgtggtctccgttggacatgactggagtgtctcccgaggtaattacacatcggttaaatattgatccttcagtccggcctataaaacagaagcaaagactctttgcggcagaaagaaatcaagtcatccatgacgaagtccgccaattactgaaagcggatgtattatttgaagtaaaatatccttcttgggtggccaatcctgtgatgatcaagaaaaaagaaggaggatggcggatgtgcatagattttacggatctaaataagcactgtcctaaagattgctacccccttcccaacatagataaaaaagtagaagctctgataggcttcgaaattttctgttttcttgatttgtataaaggataccaccaagttttaatggatgagaatgatgcttcaaaaacggctttcattactgacttcggtatttttgcttataaaaagatgccatttggtttaaagaatgccggagccacatatcaaaggatggtagataagctatttcggcacctgatcggaaaagaggttgaagtatatgttgacgacatagttgttaaaagcagaagcacttcggagtacgaaaacaatctcaaatccactctcgacgtgctcaaaaaagccaacctcaaactcaatccccaaaaatgtacctttttggtagattcgggaaaatttctgggttgttgggtttcaaaggaaggactcaaggcaaatcccctaaaggttcaagttgttcagaacatggcaatgccgaagtccatacatgatgtgcaaaggctaactggatgtctagccgcactgaatagattcatttcccaagcagccgaaaagcaaatgccgttcttcaatgttttgaagaaggcaccaaagtttgagtggggagccgaacagaaaaaggcttttgacgaactcaaaagttatttaaccgaacttcctactctctctgctccaacagatgccgaagtgatattcttatatttagcagcatcagatcaaaccattagcgcggtgcttgtacgagaagaaggcctaaaacagcgtcctatctactttacaagccgagcatcaagaggtcccgaaacaaggtatcaacctctggaaaaaattgctctggcattagtaaatgcagcaaggagactgcggccatatttctatgctcacaaagtatgcgtcttaaccgatcttccacttcggcaagttttgactaagccagaagcatcaggcagaattgccaagtgggccatagagttgggagaacattcaatagaatatctacctcggaaagccatcaagggacaagccttggcagattttcttgtagaggcaaagttcgatcaggcaatccctattattgccgaacagaaaaatcctaccaatgatgaactaacacagccccagaaacccgaagtagagccgccggactgttggattggattcgtagatggagcttcgaataagacaggaagtggagctggtattctacttatcgctcccgacggacacgaagtaacttattcacttcggttcttattcccaaccactaataacgaagccgaatacgaagcccttcttgccggacttcagttagcgcaacgtctacttgtcaaatctctcaaaattcattgtgattcacaagtcatagtgaatcacatgctgggtacaagtgaagcccgtggtgaaaggatgaaaaaatacttggacaaagcgcaaagtattagtcgaaatttctcttattttcggataatccgcattcccagagcgggaaatagccgagcagatactttaagtaagttggcctcatatccgagctcaaaggtggaggaattaccgcacagaagcattgatgaagctgaagtacactcagtaaccagttcaccaaactggatgacgccaatattaaagtatctagatcaaggacaactgcccgaggataagagagaagcaaggaaaatcacatgccgagcacgtcggtatgaacttcatgaaggagtcctatatagaaagtcctaccttcaaccgttattgcgatgtgtaggaccagaagagacggattacatccttagagaagttcatgaaggatcttgcggtagccacatcggagctagagcattagctaaaaaagttctgagatggggatattattggccaactttggtacaagaagcagtacagctagttaagaaatgtacgaaatgccaaatccatgcaaatatcccaaggacgccgcagactgatctatgtgctatgcaaagcccttggccttttatgcaatggggcatagacatagtaggaccactaccacaagctccccggcaaatgaaattcttgatcgttgccgtggattacttcacaaagtgggtggaggctgaaccattagctacgataacaagctcaaaggcattagattttgtctggaagaacatagtttgccgatttggcataccccatatcctcatttcagataatgagactcagtttactgacaaaacattcaagaattggtgccaagagttgaatattcaacagcggttcacttcagtctctcacccacaagcaaacggacaaacggaagtaacaaaccgtactttggtgaaaggattaaaaactcggttagaacaagccaaaggacaatgggtagaaaatcttcctcaagtcctatggtcttaccgaactacaccaaaaacctccaacggtgaaactccgtacagtctagtgtacggcactgaagccgtaattccggttgagatcggcatacccagcccccgaacccttaatttctcaacagaactgaatggcgacggactgagagccgaactagatcttgccgaagaaagaagagaattggccttcataaaagaagccaagtacaaggagcaagtaacccggtattataaccaaagggtgaaaaagctgcagtttcaagtgggagatctcgtattgagaaacaatgaagtaagccgagcagaaaagctgggcaaacttgaacccacatgggaaggtccgtatcgggtgtcagaagtcctgggaaaagggtcttataaattgactcacatgtcaggagaacaagtaccccgaacatggcatatttccaacctcaagaagttctatttgtaagagacaaggtccggtcagtcttgtgtctagttcggtcctagggttatgtgctttcatatttttattgttctttatacttgtcgttttttaaaagattaaaatctttttcgtcctttttatttgtctctctatgtgcgttttgtctcttacaaatgttactgaggtatattgttccttaaaggctgatcccctttttttagatcatgtattaaagacaattgtgagtccaagcttctaaggaagatacaagattccacaattcagcttaagaaacaagcaattcgtctgaaacgaactgcaataagccgaaaaccactccggttaactagggaaagtccaatccaagcgataaaactcgccaaataaggacactaactaagtccggtcaaagaagagtttacttcataagaccgaggacgagtaccataaatgaaataaaaaatcgctgaactgtaagtacgcagtgatagaagcgaaatgaaaaaatttcatttactaagtcttgttgggcatacaattccgctgccctacgagaatgcgttacaccattacaaaggactattctactgtctacgattgctaaagttgagccacctatccgaaaaatcctcatgatgttgagttcgggcgttccgagcagatgaagaataagtaggtgggcgagatgctctgatcgacctaccgcctcttccctgagtccgggaagttctagcacctcggcggcgaagagtctcttcacgaagcattcgctgatcttgctcactcatattcacaactcatctacgaacttcagggcgttcttgtcttgacgtttccggttgctcctgagtccgttgctgatttggagtagaaatttgagtaagtggattagaggtttgagttggagtgtgagcatctgttagcgggaaacggctaaggaatctctcgattgagggacgccgggaaagaatgatgtcgtacagagaagccaagcgccgcaatgatttcacaacttgttggcaagccgagctctccagcacattgttcttccggagtacatgaagcttctcccactgttcatcaacttgattctgaacttcagatatagtcatcccccgcgcccgcagatgaaatcttcatatgcagtcctctcagcgatgacagtagtcagctcggcctccagatctttctttatggactttaagtccttattgttggactccagctccactaaacgagccaagagttcatcatacttcatctggtcatctatagcttttttctcagcttcatttaaagccaaagagtatagccgcttccagtgaagtacctccagctccttagagttaagaatacgaagcagctatgtcagttcggcatttcagtttaccgagcaggcagtaaaccacaataggagtaaaagagattaagaagagctataaggaagacacgagtgtagaaagaagaatttttttcattcacaaggaaaaatttacacaaggagggcttcaaggccattttacaaatagaaagaaagaaactaaactaagagaagggagacgaaatcatactccgccagtttcgtctccggcttccctgtgggtttcagcttctttctccttgtcgacctcggtctcagcctcggcctccctcctccctccctcctgctcggcgcccccatcaccgatctgctgcacctcttactcggcgtgcccgtcgccggtctactgatccttctgctcggtctccttgccggcctcattttcctgctcaccctcttctttgaaaattgaagcgggtgaaacaggccccaaggaggcaaagatggcctccatgttctcgtcacggtcagcacggcaattacggactcgttcagcagaaagcaggaccgatgaagacgcaagctcctcaaggagcggcagactctggagacgcgctgcaatctctcggccatacagcggcaagacgactccgggttcctgctcaacattatcggtcatcaatttcagcagatcaccgataagggccgaaaattgattgctcaaaaagagtttctccgtgtaaacacggagagcctccccctgagcaaccacggcagccgcctccctctgtttcgaccgctctctctggatgatgagctggtctttggcacgctgggcttcatcctgagccgagatcatagcggcccttgccctctcaaagtctgcccgagcctgttcggcctggtgacgagcagcattcaaattcctctgcatctcatcataatcgctggacgctttagagagttcaactgtgacgagtttgcagagcatattgttcctctgaaaatggaaaaaggaaaaagtcaacagaggggccacaaaaaaatataggaaagaagcaaagccagaaaatcaagaagaaaattcacctctacaaagtcctttggccataaaaagggctcagagatatgttccgaagtggccgtaaccactcctgatccataacccccctggacaatgtctctctctggcacttttgggggtttctgggtcttcgccttcccccttgccgaggtcgatcccggcttttttggatccgaagactgactcgaagaggtcttctgcctcttcggattcttctcggcatcagacgccgagctggtgtttttctgtttctccggctcctttgattcggaggatttgcgaccaagcctgcttagcatgttcactgccaaaaagcaagaaaacaaagttagttttcgccgctaaagcagtaaagcataaaaaagaaatcctcaccctcagtctcttcgtccgaagacgaggagtcgaacacgaagtcacccttgacgagctcagattccaaatactgtttcctaatcatgggaatcttattgagcccgccctcgagctcgtccaacggttctacccgaggatgaggaattacggacttcggccctctccaggaaaagtccggagccgctgtcctattgtaaaaaaagaagcgatttttccacatcggccatttggttttacagaaggctctaaagggctgtaaagggatcaagtaaaaccaggatccctttctcttaaactgaaagaaattaaggattgccctcagagacagatccttttctagtctacgcagctcggcagcaaaggccgataagtggctccaagaatttggagtcacctgacctaaaggaagttggaaaaaatcaagaagctctacaaaggcggggggaagagggaaacgaagcccgcattctaagcaggcttcgtaaacggtggcataaccctccggcggcgagttagccctatgagtgtcgtcgggaatcaccactaaccccccaggaagaaaatattttctgtgtaaggatatcacagtatccttactcaaaatgctgtgaaaatattctaccgtcttctccccggactttttccggccagaagatcccttaccccccttcctaccactacctgattcagaaacagtttcagaagaagaagacatgattcttactctttgatggtcgaaagtctctgaagaaattcttgaagaagcggaagaaaattttacgaaaaagagagagaatgcagaagaaataatcgcaaaagtgttccaatgatgaagaaaggaaatatttatcagattcgcagaggcgttttcaaattcgtcgcaccgtttcaaatcccactttttctggattctctggccggatttgctgtcacatttaatgcagacacgtgcagagcacgtcccctgacgtcagcctcccccttacacttatccaaaatgccgaagtgattcacttcgcttttcggggggggtggtgatgggatacgaactaaacaactaaacaataattgcgagcccaatagcagtgacggcccatcagcccaaaacccaagaaagagtatcagttcggcacaaccaaagagttcggtcacagcctatagctcggtaaaagccgaccaatcgagctcaactctcagatcggcaaaagctgatcggcaaagtcagttcggcacaaccaaagagttcggtcacagcctatagctcggtaaaagccgaccaatcgagctcaactctcagatcggcaaaagctgatcggcaaagttcagcagttcggtctcagtattcgaccgaacaaggagatagtggacccatgcaggatctccacgacctccattacacccacgatcactatttagtggtattaagcagttatcaacccccctaccagggctgcaaaccacgatcttagttctaatgtataaatagaacttagatcagatagaccaaggttaagttctctagatcctgaatctcatatagcaaatcagtattgtaatctgtaagctagatcaagcaatacaaatttgccctctattcttcccgtggacgtagatttacctcagtaaatcgaaccacgtaattctcagtgttgtgatcttcatttattacttgcatttattcccatcaaaaattcgctaaatcatcagaTTGCTTTAGTGTGTGGAggaaatttgtgtttgttttacTTTGACCTCCTCCTTTGGTTTGAGCTACAAAAGATGGTGAATTGGGTTCAAGATATCACTTTTCGCAATTTATTTGAGAGTAGATAATGTCAAGAATACTGAAAGTTAGTGATTGATAGTTGAGTAGTGGAGTATGTATTATCTTGAAGAcatcatttttatattataataattgtaAAATTTGTGATAGGACAGGTGTTTCATGGCTGAAAAATGGGGAGAAATCATCATACTTTTAAAACTTTTCAACAATTAAACTATTTCATTGAAATAAGGGAAAACGCATTGACACGATGCTTCTTTTTCAATAACTGGAAGATATCActttttgtattttgattgaaaaGTGTGAATAAACACGATCATTATTGTTTTAAATAAGACATGAAGTACAGTATATAATACCAATGAATTTGATGCTGGACCATCTAATTTTGATCCAATCCAATGACATTTTCTTATAATACTTGATTGGGCCAGCCCAATATATAAGCCCAACTAATTGCCAACGACCAAACCATCAGTTATCACAGAGTCATCCtctttaaaaaatcaatttaggGCTTTTCGCCGGAAATACAGAATCTAAACGGCGACGTAAATGGACCTCCCGCCGCCTCAGAAACGAATCCGCTCCTCCTCCCCAACATTCGACGCCCCAATCGACCTCTCGCTCCTCGAAGCCCTCGAGAAATCGCAGCAGAATGCCATCGAAACCCTCGACCTTAAAACCTTGAAGAGGCTCGCCCTCTCGCTGGAGCGCCGCCTCAACGCCAACACCGCCGCCCGCCTCAAGTACCCGGACAACCCCGAGAAGTTCGCCGATTCCGAGCTCGAGCTCCACGAAGAGCTCCAGAAGCTCAAAATCCTCGCCGGCGCGCCTGAGCTCTATCCCGACCTCGTCAGCCTCGGCACCGTCAATTCCATCGCTGGACTTCTCAACCACGACAATACCGACATCGCCATTGATGCCGTCACGCTCCTGCAGGACCTCACCGACGCAGACGTTATCGAGGACAACGAGGAGTCGGCGCAGGTGCTCGTCGACGCGCTGATCGAGAACAGTGCGGTGGAATTGCTGGTGCAGAATTTGTCGCGGTTGAGTGACTCCGACCCCGATGAGTCTGCCGCTATTTACAACACTCTTTCGACTATTGAGAATCTTATCGAGGTGAAGCCTTCTGCTTCCGAGCTTGTATGTGAGAAGACGAAGCTGTTGAAATGGCTCCAGGCGCGGATTAAGATACGCGAATTCGATAGTAATAAGCAGTATGCTTCCGAGATTTTGGCGATTTTGTTGCAGAATAGTGCTGCGAACCAGAAGAGGTTCGGCCAGATGAATGGCGTAGACACTTTGTTGCAGGCCGTGGCAATGTATAAGTCGAAGGACCCGAAGATGGGCGATGAGGAGGAGATGGTGGAGAATTTGTTTGACTCTCTGTGTTGTGTGTTGATGCCTTTGGAGAATAAGGAGAAGTTTGTGAAGGCGGAAGGGGTAGAGTTGATGATCATTATCATGAATCAGAAGAAACTATGCTATGGCTCTGCCATCAGGGCTTTAGATTTCGCAATGACTAACTATCCGCCTGCTTGCGAACGGTTTATTGATGTGATGGGGTTAAAGACTGCTTTCCCTGCTTTTATGGGTAAGGTAAGGCAAGTCCAGTCCCCTCCTTTTTAAGCTCCATTTAGTGCGGTTGATACTACGTTCAAGTGCTTTCATTATTGATCACTTCGTGATATAATTCGTATTGCTGTTCATTATTGATCCCTTTGTGATATACTAATTCGTATTGCTACCGTGTATATGTTTCAAATTTATAGATGTACTAAATTTAGTTGACCGAAGTATAAACATCGAGGAGGTATACAACTGGAATACAGCCTTAACACCGTGAGTCACGGGATATAAGTGGCATGAAGTATATCTTTTATACTGTTATTTGATTGCTACATTATGTTCTGTTGACTAGTTTTCATGATATAGTGAACTGAATTCTGGCTCCAAGATATGATTGTTGATTTTGTAAGACCCTGTTATATATCCACCACCTGCAAGTCTACCTTTGTATCTGAAGTCTTTGGCCTTTTTTTGTTGGTTAGGTGCCTCTCagcaagaagaataagaaaaaacAGTCCAAGGAAGAATTGGAAGAACGCCTCTTATCTCTAATTGCATCCCTATTTGGTAAGCAGGCAAGTTCCATTTGGTTTAGTTATTTATGCCCGAGTTTTAAAATCTTATGGAGTTATGTTTTGTGGAACTCATTTCTGTTTACATGAGGTTGATACTTCATGTGTCCTTCAATCTTAGATGGATGGTATTTGTGCCCCTTTTCCAAACTTGTTTGTAGTAAAATTTGCCATCTTCTTAGCAAGAATTGGAGTCTGTAGTTGTATTTCCGTTGACATCTTCTTAGCAAGAATTGGAATCATTTTTCATTCCCATAATAATGTGATGGTGCCAATGACAATGCTTATTATGCTCCAGGTGGAATCTTGAGGGGTTCGAGAAGGGAAAGATTGTTAAGCAAATTTATTGAAAATGAGTGTGAAAAGATAGATCGGCTTATGGAACTCTATATGAGGTAATTATTGAGCAAATCTTTCAGTTATCGAC is part of the Salvia splendens isolate huo1 chromosome 22, SspV2, whole genome shotgun sequence genome and encodes:
- the LOC121785996 gene encoding beta-catenin-like protein 1, whose product is MDLPPPQKRIRSSSPTFDAPIDLSLLEALEKSQQNAIETLDLKTLKRLALSLERRLNANTAARLKYPDNPEKFADSELELHEELQKLKILAGAPELYPDLVSLGTVNSIAGLLNHDNTDIAIDAVTLLQDLTDADVIEDNEESAQVLVDALIENSAVELLVQNLSRLSDSDPDESAAIYNTLSTIENLIEVKPSASELVCEKTKLLKWLQARIKIREFDSNKQYASEILAILLQNSAANQKRFGQMNGVDTLLQAVAMYKSKDPKMGDEEEMVENLFDSLCCVLMPLENKEKFVKAEGVELMIIIMNQKKLCYGSAIRALDFAMTNYPPACERFIDVMGLKTAFPAFMGKVPLSKKNKKKQSKEELEERLLSLIASLFGGILRGSRRERLLSKFIENECEKIDRLMELYMRYSDRVKEETERFDELELDDLEIDDDEKYNRKLESGLYTLQLIAVILGHLWTSDHPRMRARIELLLKQQKLTKNDVKNILQEYHDNIGDLDGPEERERAQSKISKFISALT